From a single Brassica napus cultivar Da-Ae chromosome C9, Da-Ae, whole genome shotgun sequence genomic region:
- the LOC106385055 gene encoding THO complex subunit 3: MEETIPFKNLHSREYQGHKKKVHSVAWNSNGTKLASGSVDQTARVWTIEPHGHSKVKDLELKGHTDSVDQLCWDPKHSDLVATASGDKSVRLWDARSGKCTQQAELSGENINITYRPDGTHIAVGNRDDELTILDVRKFNKSLYKRKFSYEVNEIAWNMSGDLFFLTTGLGTVEVLSYPLEKMQNDLKPVDTLTAHTAGCYCIAIDPKGRYFAVGSADSLVSLWDMSDMLCLRTFTKLDSPVRTISFNHSGEYIASASEDLFIDIANVQTGRTLHQIPCRAAMNSVEWNPKYNLLAYAGDDKSAKYYGDEGVFRIFGFDSS; encoded by the exons ATGGAGGAGACTATTCCTTTCAAGAATCTTCATAGCAGAGAGTATcaaggtcacaagaagaag GTACATTCGGTAGCTTGGAACTCTAATGGGACAAAGCTTGCCTCTGGTTCTGTTGACCAAACCGCTCGTGTTTGGACCATCGAACCTCACGGTCAT AGTAAGGTTAAGGACCTTGAGCTAAAGGGACATACTGATAGTGTGGATCAGCTATGCTGGGACCCAAAACATTCAGATCTCGTTGCTACTGCCTCTGGCGATAAGAGCGTTCGTCTCTGGGATGCTCGCA GTGGAAAATGTACACAGCAGGCAGAGCTTAGTGGGGAGAATATAAACATCACCTACAGACCTGACGGGACACATATAGCTGTTGGTAATAGG GACGATGAGCTTACCATTCTGGATGTCCGTAAGTTTAATAAATCCCTATACAAGCGCAAATTCTCATATGAG GTAAATGAGATTGCTTGGAACATGTCAGGAGATCTGTTCTTCTTGACTACTGGTCTTG GCACTGTTGAAGTTCTCTCATATCCACTTGAGAAAATGCAAAATGATCTTAAACCAGTTGACACTCTCACTGCCCACACAGCCGGGTGCTACTGCATTGCAATTGATCCTAAAGGAAG ATACTTTGCTGTTGGGAGTGCTGATTCTTTAGTCAGCCTTTGGGATATGTCAGACATGCTTTGTTTGAGAACATTTACAAAACTTGA CTCGCCCGTCAGAACAATAAGCTTCAACCATTCAGGAGAATACATTGCTTCAGCTAGTGAGGATCTATTTATAGATATT GCAAACGTCCAAACTGGGCGGACGCTGCATCAAATTCCATGTAGAGCTGCCATGAACAGCGTGGAGTGGAATCCAAAATACAACTTACTTGCATATGCAGGTGATGACAAGAGTGCCAAGTATTATGGTGATGAAG GTGTTTTCCGAATATTTGGTTTTGATAGCTCTTAG
- the LOC106380447 gene encoding uncharacterized protein LOC106380447, producing the protein MAGTKDSHIVEIPVDEEHKEKQQQQKQLVTVPTPGILKVIQQHPLSEISESPGHLLLLKLWQREEDLFCRRVLRKESRLESIKREIFQLCCFFLVFHGFFFTILYSSSCSDDDAVCKKWWIPSAVSLATSLVLVFLVQAKLFLFWKVSRGVHRERNDNRTLTRCVLELRMKGSSFDLSKEPMSGKRMKSSSVEIKWKPVTWFSQYLITIVLLCFAGLFFPVSKFILCGF; encoded by the coding sequence ATGGCTGGAACTAAAGATTCTCACATAGTCGAGATTCCTGTAGACGAAGAGCACAAAGAGAAGCAACAGCAACAAAAACAGTTGGTTACGGTCCCAACACCGGGAATACTCAAAGTGATTCAACAGCATCCGTTGTCGGAGATCTCAGAGTCTCCAGGCCATCTCTTGCTTCTAAAGCTATGGCAAAGAGAAGAAGATCTCTTCTGCCGCCGCGTCCTCCGCAAAGAATCAAGGCTCGAGTCGATCAAAAGAGAGATCTTTCAGCTCTGCTGCTTCTTCCTCGTATTCCACggcttcttcttcaccatcctCTACTCTTCTTCCTGCTCTGACGATGATGCTGTCTGCAAGAAGTGGTGGATACCTTCTGCGGTGTCGCTAGCCACCTCGCTGGTTCTGGTGTTTCTGGTTCAGGCTAAGCTGTTCTTGTTCTGGAAAGTTTCGAGAGGAGTTCATAGGGAGAGGAACGATAACAGGACGCTTACGCGGTGTGTGTTGGAGCTGAGGATGAAAGGGTCGAGCTTTGACCTGTCGAAGGAGCCGATGAGTGGGAAGAGGATGAAGAGCTCGAGCGTTGAGATCAAGTGGAAACCTGTTACTTGGTTCTCTCAGTATTTGATCACCattgttcttctttgctttGCAGGGTTGTTCTTCCCCGTCTCTAAGTTCATCCTCTGCGGATTTTGA
- the LOC106385056 gene encoding transcription factor MYB80, with amino-acid sequence MGRIPCCEKENVKRGQWTPEEDNKLASYVAQHGTRNWRLIPKNAGLQRCGKSCRLRWTNYLRPDLKHGQFSEAEEHIIVKFHSVLGNRWSLIAAQLPGRTDNDVKNYWNTKLKKKLSGMGIDPVTHKPFSHLMAEITTTLNPPQVSHLAEAALGCFKDEMLHLLTKKRVDLNQINFSNPNPNNFNRTVDNEAGKMKMDGLENGNGIMKLWDMGNGFSYGSSSSSFGNEDKNDGSASPAVAVWRGQGGIRTAVAETAAAEEEERRKLKGEVVDQEENGSQGGRGDGMLMMRSQHDQHQHHVFNVDNVLWDLQADDLINHVV; translated from the exons atggGTAGGATTCCATGCTGTGAAAAGGAGAATGTGAAGAGAGGACAATGGACTCCTGAGGAAGACAACAAACTGGCTTCTTACGTTGCTCAACATGGTACTCGTAACTGGCGTCTCATTCCTAAAAACGCTG GATTGCAGAGATGTGGAAAGAGTTGTAGACTACGGTGGACAAACTATTTGCGTCCTGACCTGAAACATGGTCAATTTTCTGAGGCTGAAGAACATATCATCGTCAAGTTTCACTCTGTTCTTGGTAACCG GTGGTCGTTGATTGCGGCCCAGCTTCCTGGTCGAACAGACAACGATGTGAAAAATTATTGGAACACAaagctgaagaagaagttgtCGGGAATGGGAATAGATCCCGTGACCCACAAGCCTTTCTCGCATCTAATGGCAGAGATAACCACTACACTCAATCCTCCTCAAGTCTCACACCTCGCTGAAGCTGCCCTCGGATGTTTCAAGGACGAGATGCTTCACTTGCTCACCAAGAAACGTGTTGACCTAAACCAAATCAACTTCTCCAACCCTAACCCTAACAACTTTAACCGAACCGTTGATAACGAAGCTGGTAAGATGAAAATGGATGGTTTGGAGAATGGTAATGGGATAATGAAGCTATGGGACATGGGGAATGGATTCTCCTATGGATCTTCTTCGTCATCGTTTggaaatgaagacaaaaatgaTGGATCTGCGTCTCCTGCGGTTGCGGTGTGGAGGGGTCAGGGTGGAATACGTACAGCGGTGGCTGAAACTGCGGCagcggaggaggaagagaggagGAAATTGAAGGGAGAAGTGGTGGACCAAGAGGAGAATGGATCTCAAGGAGGAAGAGGAGATGGAATGTTGATGATGAGGAGCCAGCATGATCAACATCAACATCATGTGTTTAATGTGGACAATGTCTTGTGGGATTTACAAGCTGATGATCTCATTAATCATGTGGTTTGA